One Defluviitoga tunisiensis genomic window carries:
- a CDS encoding ABC transporter ATP-binding protein — MSYIEMKNIYKVYPPDVIALEEVNFSLQKGEIHSLIGENGAGKSTLMKILYGLVHSSSGQIYINGNEVKINSPSDAINFGIGMVHQEFMLIPSFKVYENVILGMERTKKFGVINKEEAINELEELTKRYGFDLDLNAVTSDLSVAARQKVEILKLLYRKVDILIFDEPTAVLTPQETEQLFTEIKSMKEMGKTIIFISHKLDEVLEISDRITIMRSGRIVSSIENKNLTKSNLAKMMVGKEVILSVTKKPIEPGQIILKTENLTVDFKQSKHKFLQDINIYVRAGEIVGLAGIEGNGQLELVEAIIGDTQTLKGKIYIDKNDISNKSITERRSLISYIPSDRKKFGLALNASLAENLTMTHHLGNNLSKFRYFINWKKAKFFSSNLLKQYNIVARGINDLPKHLSGGNQQKVILAREFSLDAPFLLLDQPTRGLDVGSIEYVHDVILKMRDKGKAILLISADLDELLSLSDRIYVIRNGTIVAELNPNVHNKEEVGEYMLGGKE, encoded by the coding sequence ATGTCTTACATAGAAATGAAAAATATTTATAAGGTCTATCCCCCAGACGTTATTGCATTAGAAGAGGTGAATTTCTCCCTACAAAAGGGAGAAATTCATTCTCTAATTGGAGAAAATGGTGCAGGAAAAAGTACCTTGATGAAAATATTATATGGATTAGTACATTCATCAAGTGGACAGATATACATAAATGGAAATGAAGTAAAAATTAACAGTCCCAGCGATGCTATAAACTTTGGAATAGGCATGGTTCACCAAGAATTTATGTTGATTCCATCTTTCAAGGTATATGAAAACGTGATTTTAGGAATGGAAAGAACCAAAAAATTTGGAGTTATTAACAAAGAGGAAGCTATAAATGAATTAGAAGAATTAACTAAAAGATATGGATTTGATTTAGATTTAAACGCCGTTACTTCTGATCTTTCTGTAGCAGCTAGACAAAAAGTCGAAATTTTAAAATTACTCTATAGGAAAGTAGACATACTCATCTTTGATGAACCAACTGCAGTTTTAACACCTCAAGAAACTGAACAACTGTTTACAGAAATTAAAAGTATGAAGGAAATGGGAAAAACTATTATTTTTATAAGTCATAAATTGGATGAAGTCTTAGAAATTTCCGATAGAATAACCATAATGCGAAGCGGAAGGATAGTATCTTCAATAGAAAATAAAAATCTTACAAAAAGTAATCTTGCTAAAATGATGGTCGGAAAAGAAGTTATCTTATCTGTAACTAAAAAACCAATTGAACCTGGACAAATCATCTTAAAAACTGAAAATCTCACAGTGGATTTCAAGCAGTCTAAACACAAATTTTTGCAAGATATAAATATATATGTAAGGGCTGGAGAAATAGTTGGATTAGCAGGTATTGAGGGAAATGGACAACTTGAACTAGTTGAAGCTATCATTGGAGACACCCAAACACTTAAAGGTAAAATTTATATTGATAAAAACGACATCTCAAATAAAAGCATTACTGAAAGAAGGTCTTTAATTAGTTATATCCCATCAGACAGAAAAAAATTTGGATTGGCCTTGAATGCCAGTTTAGCCGAAAATCTAACTATGACACATCATTTAGGTAACAACTTAAGTAAATTTAGATATTTCATAAATTGGAAAAAGGCAAAATTTTTTTCTAGTAATCTGCTTAAACAATATAACATTGTTGCTAGAGGAATAAATGATTTGCCTAAACATCTTTCTGGAGGTAACCAACAGAAAGTAATATTGGCTAGAGAGTTTAGTCTTGATGCTCCATTCTTACTCCTTGATCAACCTACAAGAGGTTTAGATGTTGGTTCTATAGAATATGTACATGATGTTATTTTGAAAATGAGGGACAAGGGAAAGGCTATATTATTAATTTCTGCTGATTTAGATGAGCTTTTATCCTTAAGTGACAGGATTTATGTGATAAGAAATGGAACAATTGTAGCAGAATTAAATCCAAATGTTCACAACAAAGAAGAAGTTGGAGAGTATATGTTAG